TTCGTATAGATCAGGTAAGCAAAAGTTTTGGCAATAAAAAATCCGGCGTAGTGCAAGCGCTAAAAAATATTTCCCTGACTATTCGCGATGGCGAAATTACCGGCTTGCTTGGTGTTAACGGCGCAGGGAAGTCTACCTTGTTGCGGTTAATTTATGGCCTGCAAGATCCCACAACGGGCACCATCGCAATTGACAATATCGATGTACAAAAAAATCCTGAGGCTGCCCGGCAGCGGTTAGGTGTATTGCCGGACGATACAGGTTTATACAAACGGTTAACGGCTCGTGAAAATATTCATTATTTTGGTGAGTTGCAAGGTTTGTCCGCTGGTGACCTAAAGGAGAGTGCACAAGAATTAATTGCGCTGCTAAAAATGGAAAATATTGCAGAGCGTCGTGCAGATGGTTTTTCCCTGGGTGAGCGGATGAAAACCGCATTAGCGCGTGCCATAGTTCATCGGCCGCAACATATTTTGCTGGATGAACCCACTAATGGTTTAGATGTTATTACCACTCGTGCGGTGCGCAACATGTTGTTGACGCTTCGTGATCAAGGCCGCTGTATTTTATTCTCCAGCCACTTGATGCATGAGGTAGGTGGCTTATGCGACCGGGTATTAATTATTGCAGGTGGCGAAATTGTGGCGGATGGTAGCGTTGCGGATATCATTGCTTTGTCCGGCGAAAATACTTTAGAGGATGCATTTATTAAGTTCTCTCAGTTAGCGGAAGGAGAATCACATGTTGAATAAAAATAGTTTTAGATTCTCATTAACTGTGTACCGTAAAGAATTGCGTGATGCTTTGCGTGATAGACGCGCAATGCGCATGGCATTCTTACCACCCTTGTATTTTGTCGCCATTTTTGTGGGCTTGGTTTTCTTTGCTGTAAGTATGGAAAACGATAAAAAAGTTGCTGGCGTTAATTCCATTCCGGTTTATGTGGAGGGCGAACAAAATTTGCCTGAGTTGGTGGCTTGGTTGCGCGAGCAAGGCGCGGTTATCAAAACGGTTGAGTCGGGTGCTTATCAACAAATTAAAGATAAGAAAATTGATTTCGCATTAATTATTCCAGATGAAGCAAAGCAAAAGCGAGCGAAGGGAGAGTCTGCTCCGGTGTGGTTAGTGTATGACGGCGCAAACCAAAAATTATCTTCGAGTATTGGTTTTGTTCGCTCGCAATTTTATACCTGGAGCTGGCGCGTGGGCTCCATCAATTTAATGGCGCGAGGATTGGCTCCTGATGTAGGAACTCCGGTTATGTTGCGCGAAGATAATATCGCCGACGAACAAAAGATGAGCGTCTATTTGTTAGCGAGTGTTCCATTGACCTTATTGTTAGCCGCCTTTATTGGCAGCGTGGGCTTTTCCGCGGATATGACAGCAGGGGAACGTGAGCGCCGTTCACTGGAATCATTATTGATTACACCTGCCTCAACCTTTAGTGTGTATTTAGGCAAATGGTTAACGTCTGTCAGTCTTACGGTAGTGATTCTAATTATGCAGCTCGTGTTGCTTGCTATTGCATTTCGCTTTCTACCTTTCAATCAATTGGGGTTACGGGTTGATGTTAATTACATTGATTTAATCAATGTTTTTTGGGTACTTGTTCCTGTGGTATTTTTTGCAGTGGCTTTGCAGTTGAGTCTATCTATTTTTGCTAAATCGTTTAAAGATGCTCAATCATTAATTGCGGGTTTGGTTTTTGTTCCCATGATGTTGAATTTTTACACCATGTTTAACCCGGGGGTATTCCATGAGTGGTGGTTATGGGTTCCCGTTCTTGGGCAGGCTGTAGTCATTAAAGAAATTTTATTAGGTGGGGCTATTGTAAGCTTTGCATTTTGGAAGTTTTGGTTCGTGGGATTAATGATTACGTGCCTGGCATTTTGGGTGGGTATCAAACAATTGCGTAGGCCTAAAATAGTCTACGGGCAATAAACCACTAATGGAGGGAGATCGATTGAAGCGAATAATAGGAACAGTTTTATTGATGGTGTTTGCGGTAATTTTTTACACCAATTTCTATGATTCAAATGACTCAGCTGTTGTTGAATCATTTTCCTCGCAACAAGCTATCTCCAGTAATTCATCAAATGCACAAAGTTCAACGCAGGCTGTATCGGCTGATCCAAAATCTCCAGCGTCTGAAGCTTTTTCTTCAGCGCTAGCCAGCATTAAGAGTTTGTCCGGTGCGCGCGTAGATCCTTTGCCAGAAATAGCACATTTTTTACGTCAAATGGATAACGCCAGTATTCCCAAAATTTATTTGCCCACACCAAAGAGATCGTTATTTGATTATGGAAAAGCCAAACCATCTGAGCTTAAGGATAAAGCTTTGTCCGGCGATCCTTATGCGGCCTATAGGTATGCTGATTATATTGTTGAGCGAGATGTGCGCAAATATACTGATAAGGGCAATTATGCTTATGAGACAGATCATGAAAAGCGCGATTTGGCGATGAGTGAGGCGCGTGAATTTTATATACGAGGATTTCGAGGTGGAATTGCATCCATCGCTCAGGTTTTGAGTAGATTATATGCAGACCAAGCCCATGGTGGTAATCGCGCAGAGTCCCTTGCTTGGAGAAGAATTTCCTTTGCTGTTGGCGAGAGTCAGCGCTACGAATGTTTAAGAAATTCCACTACCTGTTTCGTCAAAGACTTTAATAATTTAAATCGCCCTGAGCTTTTTTATCCGTGTTTATCAGCAGCAGGTGATAGCTGTACGCAAGAAGAGTACGACACGGGGATGCAGCTTGCATTTCAATACGCGGACTCGCTGGAATTTGCAATGAATAATAAAGTTAGACATTAATCCACAATTGCCCGTTTGTTTTTTCGCTTTACATTGGTATGGCAGTTTTTACAAAAGGTTGATGCTGCTGAATGCCGCTCAAAAAATCCTGCAAATTTTTGTGGCTTTCTATATTGATACGATTGCGAAATAGTGCCCAGTATAGGTAACAGGCTAAGCGTAGCTGCACATCGTTGTAGGGTGCATGCAACGGCAGGTCTAGTTGATTTAATTCGGCAAGGCTGGACTCAATGCGCGCAGCTTGGCGGCGTGTATATTCATAAGCGGTTAAATCTACACCATCGCGTTCCAGGAAAAATAAATTGGCGGTTGTATCTAATGCTGTATTCACCATGCAGAATTGATTGAGTTCATGAGTGCTGGCCAAATAACTCTGGCCAGCTTTTTCACGCAGATATTTTAGAATGGCGATTGAATCGGTTAGGAATACATCGCCATCTTCGAGAAAAGGCACGCGCTTGGTGGGTGATCGCACTGCGCTTGTGGCTTGATCTGTTTCAATAAATTCACAGGCGCAATTTGTCTCCAATAATACTATGCGGCAATGGCGCACAAAGGGTGATGTATAACTGCCGTATAATTTCATAACCTACCTTTTGAATTTTCGTGCTGTCCGCTTGTGAATTTGCGTGCTATCCGCTTGCCATTTGTTTGAAAAATTAATGATCCTTGAACGCTTGTCGCGCCAGGAGTTTCCAGTTTCCGTTTTGCTTTTGCCAAATTAACATTACGCCAATGGTGACCTCATCTGGTTTCCCATTATTGTTTGTTGTGGCAAAGAGCTTATGGCGAACTATCGCAATGTCTTTAACGATTTGAACACTTTGGTCACGCAAATCGATTGTCACAAAATCAGATTTTCCGCTAATTATTTTTTCAATAAACTCAGCCTGGTTTTCAACATGCCCACCGGAGTGACCATAGTTAAGTTCGGTTGCTGTTAGCTCTTTCAGCTTTTTTGCGTCAGCACTGATCATGGCGTTGCGCAGTAGTTCAACTTGAGCTTCGACTTGTTGAACCGCTTTGGCGTTTGGTTTGCTGGCTGTAGCGGCTTGGGCTATGCCCAAGGTAAGGATGCATAGGGCGAAAAATTGTTTTGTTGTCATAGTGTTTGCTCGGTTATTAGGGGGTTATTTTTACTGAGCGAAAAACATTGCCGTGTTGCCTTTTAATCAGCACTTATTTTGTGCGTTCATTTTGTTGTATAAAAAATATTTTTAATAGCTGGCGCTCTAAAATATACCATAAATGTCATCAAAGTTTCATTCTGCCTCATTTTTGAGCTTGGTAAAGTGAATTTTTAAGAACATTTTAGTAGATATGATTTTGAGCTCTTTCAGCTGATATTCATATTCCAACTAGGCTTTTGACAAAGATTGCCCCAACGTTAAAACTAGCCTTAACGATACGAAGTTTGACGAGCGCGCTGGCGCGCTAATTCGGTGTAAAGGAGGCTATATGTTGGATCCTATCCGCAATTTCAACGCTGATTTTGACGCAATTTTTGATGAGGCTGTACAGGCGCCAAAAGAAGATGTTCGCGGTTCTCGCAATGCTCTTCCCGCTGATGTTTTATATTATCTTAATGAGGTTCAACGCCTTGCGTTGCACAGCTTGGAAAATTTTGGTTGGCAACTCGCTTTTATTCGCCGTCCTTTATTTGTTCCCCCAATCGTTGTGGTTAAAAATTCCGAGCAATCGAAATTTGCGGTATTGGAAGAAGACGGCAGCGTGAATCTGTCGCCTTTAGCTAAATGGCGTCATTAATCAGTGCGAGCTGCTTAATGTCACAAGGAGTGCATGGACAATTAGATTTTATGGGTAGGCACTATTTTCGTTGATGATTGGTCTGTTTGAAATTAGTTAGTGTGTGATTAGTAGTAATGGATGAAATTTGGAAACAGGTTTTATGGCCCCTGCTTAGCGGATGAGCGGGGGCTTTTTTTTGATAGTGTGTTGCAGATTTTTATTCAGCTCTAATTCATTGGAAAAAATCTAGCATTAAAGCCGTTAACCTTTAGGGAGGTTTGCGGTGAAAAATAAAATTTGGATATTGCTTTGCTGTATTTTTTTAAGTGCTTGTGGTGGTGAAGAAGCTGAACGTGATTTTAATCCTGCGCCATCGCTGGTTGCTTTCGATATTGTAGATAGCTACGGTGTAGATACCGGCTATTCGTTAAAGGCACTTGCTATAGATCCCTACATCAACAACGGCTTATTTGATGTGTTTTGGAAGGTTAATAGCCTCAAAGATTATCGTGTCAACATACGTGTTAACTCCACTCCAGAAATTTCCAACTCTTTGATTATTTATTCAGATATTTGCGGCGCTTACCGCGCTTGCGATCAGGGCGGTAACGTCATTTGTGAATATACCTCTGATTTTTATTTGTCGTGCAATAATGCGCGGCATCCAACGGATATTGCCGCTTTCATAAAACGTGTACCGCAAAATGTAAATTTAATTCTGGAGATATGTGATCTGGATTCGCCTTATTGCAGCTATAAATACTATCCGGTTTCTATGCAGTAGCCCTGCATCTTTTCTACAGGCATAATGCACCGGAGTTTATTTTTACTGATGCGCTTATGCC
This DNA window, taken from Cellvibrio zantedeschiae, encodes the following:
- a CDS encoding ABC transporter ATP-binding protein — its product is MIRIDQVSKSFGNKKSGVVQALKNISLTIRDGEITGLLGVNGAGKSTLLRLIYGLQDPTTGTIAIDNIDVQKNPEAARQRLGVLPDDTGLYKRLTARENIHYFGELQGLSAGDLKESAQELIALLKMENIAERRADGFSLGERMKTALARAIVHRPQHILLDEPTNGLDVITTRAVRNMLLTLRDQGRCILFSSHLMHEVGGLCDRVLIIAGGEIVADGSVADIIALSGENTLEDAFIKFSQLAEGESHVE
- a CDS encoding ABC transporter permease — its product is MLNKNSFRFSLTVYRKELRDALRDRRAMRMAFLPPLYFVAIFVGLVFFAVSMENDKKVAGVNSIPVYVEGEQNLPELVAWLREQGAVIKTVESGAYQQIKDKKIDFALIIPDEAKQKRAKGESAPVWLVYDGANQKLSSSIGFVRSQFYTWSWRVGSINLMARGLAPDVGTPVMLREDNIADEQKMSVYLLASVPLTLLLAAFIGSVGFSADMTAGERERRSLESLLITPASTFSVYLGKWLTSVSLTVVILIMQLVLLAIAFRFLPFNQLGLRVDVNYIDLINVFWVLVPVVFFAVALQLSLSIFAKSFKDAQSLIAGLVFVPMMLNFYTMFNPGVFHEWWLWVPVLGQAVVIKEILLGGAIVSFAFWKFWFVGLMITCLAFWVGIKQLRRPKIVYGQ
- a CDS encoding glutathione S-transferase family protein; amino-acid sequence: MKLYGSYTSPFVRHCRIVLLETNCACEFIETDQATSAVRSPTKRVPFLEDGDVFLTDSIAILKYLREKAGQSYLASTHELNQFCMVNTALDTTANLFFLERDGVDLTAYEYTRRQAARIESSLAELNQLDLPLHAPYNDVQLRLACYLYWALFRNRINIESHKNLQDFLSGIQQHQPFVKTAIPM
- a CDS encoding nuclear transport factor 2 family protein; amino-acid sequence: MTTKQFFALCILTLGIAQAATASKPNAKAVQQVEAQVELLRNAMISADAKKLKELTATELNYGHSGGHVENQAEFIEKIISGKSDFVTIDLRDQSVQIVKDIAIVRHKLFATTNNNGKPDEVTIGVMLIWQKQNGNWKLLARQAFKDH